The following are from one region of the Arachis duranensis cultivar V14167 chromosome 10, aradu.V14167.gnm2.J7QH, whole genome shotgun sequence genome:
- the LOC107471737 gene encoding LOW QUALITY PROTEIN: glucan endo-1,3-beta-glucosidase 8-like (The sequence of the model RefSeq protein was modified relative to this genomic sequence to represent the inferred CDS: inserted 1 base in 1 codon) translates to MGRKWFERWVMVEAVVEVISIIIMMSWCVEGVGVNWGTQATQQLRADTVVQMMKDNGIEKVKLFDADGRIMSALAGSGIEVMVAIPNDQLAAMTSYDRAVQWVRKNVTSYNFKGGVNIKYVAVGNEPFLKSYNNSFLNVTMPALQNXFRPDISDLMTQIVQFLHNNNAPFTVNIYPFLSLYGNDDFPFDYAFFDGVSNPINDNGVLYTNVFDANFDTLVSALKGVGYGDMAILVGEVGWPTDGDKNANVANAVRFYNGLLPRISSSKGTPLRPGHLQVYLFGLIDEDAKSIAPGNFERHWGIFRYDGQPKFPMDLSGQGQNKILVGAKNVIYLDPKWCMFNPDATDLSKLADNINYACTFADCTALGYGSSCNNLDANGNASYAFNMYYQAQNQNDMACNFEGLAQITMKNISTPTCDFIIQINPSSSSSLTPSSAVAFLFIALAMILFF, encoded by the exons ATGGGGAGGAAATGGTTTGAGAGATGGGTTATGGTAGAAGCAGTTGTTGAAGTGATTAGTATAATTATTATGATGAGTTGGTGTGTGGAAGGGGTTGGAGTGAATTGGGGAACACAAGCTACACAGCAATTGAGAGCAGACACAGTGGTGCAGATGATGAAGGACAATGGAATAGAGAAAGTGAAACTGTTTGATGCAGATGGAAGAATCATGAGTGCACTTGCTGGGTCTGGGATTGAAGTTATGGTTGCCATTCCCAATGACCAGCTTGCTGCCATGACTAGCTATGATCGAGCTGTTCAGTGGGTCAGAAAGAATGTTACCAGTTACAACTTCAAGGGTGGAGTTAACATCAA ATATGTAGCAGTTGGGAACGAACCATTCTTGAAATCATACAACAATTCATTCTTGAATGTGACCATGCCTGCCCTACAAA ATTTTAGGCCTGACATATCAGATCTCATGACACAAATAGTGCAATTCTTGCACAACAACAATGCACCATTCACCGTTAACATCTACCCATTCTTGAGTCTCTATGGCAATGATGATTTCCCTTTTGACTATGCCTTCTTTGATGGGGTATCCAACCCCATAAACGACAATGGGGTTCTTTACACCAATGTCTTTGATGCAAATTTTGACACTTTGGTTTCTGCTCTCAAAGGGGTTGGGTATGGTGACATGGCAATCTTGGTTGGAGAAGTAGGGTGGCCCACAGATGGAGACAAGAATGCCAACGTGGCCAATGCTGTAAGGTTCTATAATGGACTTCTTCCAAGGATTTCATCAAGTAAAGGTACACCTCTAAGACCAGGGCACCTTCAAGTTTATCTCTTTGGCCTTATTGATGAGGATGCTAAGAGCATTGCTCCTGGCAACTTTGAGCGTCATTGGGGAATATTCCG GTATGATGGACAACCTAAGTTCCCAATGGATCTTTCTGGTCAAggtcaaaacaaaatattagtGGGTGCTAAGAATGTGATTTACTTGGACCCAAAATGGTGCATGTTCAATCCAGATGCCACGGATCTTAGCAAACTAGCTGATAATATAAACTATGCTTGCACATTTGCGGATTGCACTGCATTAGGATATGGTTCTTCATGCAACAATCTTGATGCTAATGGGAATGCCTCATATGCATTTAATATGTACTACCAAGCGCAAAATCAGAATGACATGGCTTGCAATTTTGAAGGCTTAGCCCAAATT